A single window of Archangium gephyra DNA harbors:
- a CDS encoding glycoside hydrolase family 88 protein translates to MVGGALREKAFSWWLAGFLCLFAAAPARAFDEATADRVLQHAQQKLRATATNTSIPTNQYPKATTNGPWRLVSNTANIDWVQGFFPGQLWFMYEPTRDPFWRSRADAWTRSLEIQKSNPDIRQITHDLGFKFMTSFGQGYRLTGDDYYRQVMLTAAASMARRFNPTVGVIDCCDWNDSVWQVPMVTDTMVDLELLFWGARNGGNAAWNDMALRHAVRTLTDMVRADGGTFHVVDYNTSGGIRSRGTFQGFSNSSTWSRGQAWAIYGFTMAYRYTRDARMLQGAQRTTDYYLARLPADSVPNWDFNAPADQQQKDSSAAAIVASALLELSQYVSDPAVAQRYRNAALAMLDSLSSQAYLTPATSDQPGLLLHGTAFYRTAIKPTGEDIDKSLIYGDYYFVEAVSRFKLWNAGGWLSKLGFPASLHDLGPGNTGVRVVEFDVTPLSKVIDAVVGYADTSTTVTGFSGLAMSLRMNPNGFFDVRRGGEYAALASVPYEANTPYHVRMRVDLGAKNYSVWVTPPGGGEVLLADRFAFRSDAPPTDDLGKVALKSGHFDDEFRVRNHSVRAEGSVTEWLSTLSWPGSVHDLGAGNTGIRVTEFDVTPLARPIDGVIGYADTSTTVTGYASLAMSIRMNPSGFFDVRRGGAYAAITNVLYQANATYHVRMRTDLVAKTYSVWVTPPGGSEVLIADRFAFRSDAPPTDDLGKVALKSGVNETEFRVRGHTVRAESSPTAPTVPDAPLGPEPESPEQIPPIDEPGSDDDILGCTAATGTPFAAAALLLGLLRVGRRQRRSSSAR, encoded by the coding sequence ATGGTGGGTGGTGCACTCAGAGAAAAAGCTTTCTCATGGTGGCTCGCGGGCTTCCTCTGCCTGTTCGCGGCGGCACCCGCCCGGGCCTTCGATGAGGCCACGGCGGACCGGGTCCTGCAGCACGCCCAACAGAAGCTACGGGCCACGGCGACCAACACGTCCATCCCGACGAACCAGTACCCCAAGGCCACCACCAATGGCCCGTGGAGGCTCGTCTCCAACACCGCCAACATCGACTGGGTCCAGGGCTTCTTCCCGGGCCAGCTCTGGTTCATGTACGAGCCCACGAGAGACCCGTTCTGGCGCTCGCGGGCGGACGCGTGGACGCGCAGCCTGGAGATCCAGAAGAGCAACCCCGACATCCGTCAAATCACCCATGACCTGGGCTTCAAGTTCATGACCAGCTTCGGCCAGGGGTACCGGCTGACGGGAGATGACTACTACCGGCAGGTGATGTTGACGGCCGCGGCGTCCATGGCCCGGCGCTTCAACCCGACGGTGGGCGTCATCGACTGCTGCGATTGGAATGACAGCGTCTGGCAGGTGCCCATGGTGACGGACACCATGGTGGACCTGGAGCTGCTCTTCTGGGGCGCGCGCAATGGAGGCAACGCCGCCTGGAACGACATGGCGCTGCGCCATGCGGTGAGGACCCTGACGGACATGGTCCGCGCCGACGGCGGCACCTTCCACGTGGTGGATTACAACACCTCGGGCGGCATCCGCTCGCGAGGCACGTTCCAGGGCTTCTCCAACAGCTCCACCTGGTCCCGAGGGCAGGCCTGGGCCATCTACGGCTTCACCATGGCGTACCGGTACACGCGGGACGCGCGCATGCTGCAGGGCGCCCAGCGGACCACCGACTACTACCTGGCCCGGCTGCCCGCGGACTCCGTCCCCAACTGGGACTTCAACGCGCCGGCAGATCAGCAGCAGAAGGACTCCTCGGCGGCCGCCATCGTCGCCTCGGCGCTCCTGGAGCTGAGCCAGTACGTGAGTGACCCGGCCGTGGCCCAGCGCTACCGCAACGCGGCCCTGGCCATGCTCGACAGCCTCAGCTCCCAGGCCTACCTCACCCCGGCCACCAGCGACCAACCGGGCCTCCTGCTGCACGGCACCGCCTTCTACCGGACGGCCATCAAGCCGACGGGCGAGGACATCGACAAGAGCCTCATCTACGGGGACTACTACTTCGTCGAGGCGGTGAGCCGCTTCAAGCTGTGGAACGCGGGTGGCTGGCTCTCGAAGCTGGGGTTCCCCGCCAGCCTGCATGACCTGGGCCCCGGCAACACCGGCGTGCGCGTGGTCGAGTTCGACGTGACGCCGCTCAGCAAGGTCATCGACGCCGTCGTCGGCTACGCGGACACGTCCACCACCGTCACCGGCTTCTCTGGCCTGGCCATGAGCCTGCGCATGAACCCGAACGGCTTCTTCGACGTGCGCCGGGGCGGGGAGTACGCCGCGCTCGCCAGCGTGCCCTACGAAGCCAACACCCCCTACCACGTGCGCATGCGGGTGGACCTGGGTGCGAAGAACTACAGCGTCTGGGTGACACCGCCCGGAGGCGGCGAGGTGCTCCTGGCCGACCGCTTCGCCTTCCGCTCCGACGCGCCTCCCACGGATGACCTCGGCAAGGTGGCGCTCAAGAGCGGCCACTTCGATGACGAATTCCGGGTGCGCAACCACAGCGTGAGGGCCGAGGGCTCGGTGACCGAATGGCTCTCGACGCTCAGCTGGCCCGGGAGCGTGCATGACCTGGGGGCCGGCAACACCGGCATCCGGGTGACCGAGTTCGACGTGACGCCGCTCGCCCGGCCCATCGACGGTGTCATCGGCTACGCGGACACGTCCACCACCGTCACCGGCTACGCCAGCCTGGCCATGAGCATCCGCATGAACCCGAGCGGCTTCTTCGACGTGCGCCGGGGCGGAGCGTATGCGGCCATTACCAACGTGCTCTACCAGGCCAATGCCACCTACCACGTGCGCATGCGAACAGACCTGGTGGCCAAGACGTACAGCGTCTGGGTGACACCGCCCGGAGGCAGCGAGGTGCTCATCGCGGACCGCTTCGCCTTCCGCTCCGACGCGCCTCCCACCGATGACCTGGGCAAGGTGGCGCTCAAGAGCGGCGTGAACGAGACCGAGTTCCGGGTGCGGGGACACACCGTCCGGGCCGAGTCCTCTCCCACCGCGCCCACGGTGCCCGACGCCCCGCTGGGCCCCGAGCCGGAGTCGCCGGAGCAGATTCCGCCCATCGACGAGCCCGGCTCCGACGACGACATCCTGGGCTGCACCGCGGCCACTGGCACTCCGTTCGCGGCCGCCGCCCTCCTGCTCGGGTTGCTGAGGGTGGGCCGCCGCCAGCGGCGGTCCTCGTCCGCGCGCTAA
- a CDS encoding Uma2 family endonuclease, whose translation MADKPPRREATYADLEELSPSSVGEIIGGELYVSPRPRPRHARAAFRLCNALGPFDRDPGEEGPGGWVLLIEPELHLGDEVLVPDLAGWRRDRMPSLPDDVGIQLAPDWVCEVLSPSTAALDRNWKMGSYAREGVKHVWLVDPSVRSLEVFRRESGGWSMVGTHAGEVTVRAEPFEALALELGRLWRR comes from the coding sequence ATGGCCGACAAGCCGCCCCGGCGTGAAGCGACCTACGCGGACCTGGAGGAGCTCTCGCCCAGCTCGGTGGGAGAAATCATCGGGGGCGAGCTGTACGTGAGCCCCCGGCCGAGGCCCAGGCACGCCCGGGCGGCCTTCCGGCTCTGCAATGCACTGGGGCCATTCGACCGGGATCCTGGAGAGGAGGGGCCTGGAGGGTGGGTCCTCCTCATCGAGCCCGAATTGCACCTGGGGGACGAGGTCCTGGTGCCGGACCTGGCCGGATGGCGTCGCGATCGCATGCCCTCGCTCCCCGATGACGTGGGAATCCAGCTCGCTCCGGACTGGGTCTGCGAGGTGCTCTCTCCCTCCACGGCCGCGCTCGACCGGAACTGGAAGATGGGCTCGTACGCCCGCGAGGGTGTGAAACACGTGTGGCTCGTGGATCCATCGGTCCGGTCCCTGGAGGTGTTCCGGCGGGAGAGCGGCGGTTGGTCGATGGTGGGCACGCACGCGGGCGAGGTAACGGTGCGGGCCGAGCCCTTCGAGGCACTGGCCTTGGAGCTGGGCCGCCTCTGGAGGCGTTGA
- a CDS encoding ATP-binding protein yields the protein MTQRTEGPGWLAGGGRMAQDIRAIDWSQTPLGPIESWPQSLRTTVSLCLASNFPISIAWGPQHTQIYNDGYWPICGAKHPRSMGQDFRECWASAWPAVGPAFERALAGETSFLENQRMFLDRNGYLEETFFTFSFSPIQDESGGVGGLFHPVTETTEKMLSERRVRVLRDVVARAGKAHTVDEVCALTLKTLADHELDLPFVLLYLLEEGGTRAHLAQSTGLSPGGPASPTEVELGQDTSQGWPLAQAVESGRAVLVKDVSERFGPVRCGPYDEPMKSALVLPLSISGLARPAGVLVAGVSTRLPLDDVYRVFYEMLAGAISAALSNAHAYQEERKRAEELAELDRAKTAFFSNISHEFRTPLTLMLGPLEDLLASRGLGEAERQELAVVHRNAGRLLRLVNTLLDFSRLEANRLEASYEPTDLASLTRELASTFRSSVERAGLTFTVDCPPLGQPVYVDQEMWEKIVLNLLSNAFKYTLHGDIRVRLRESEGHAVLEVADTGTGIPAEELPRLFARFHRVKGAQGRTHEGTGIGLALVEELTKLHGGEVRVTSTEGVGSTFTVSLPLGKEHLPAERLQAPRELASTGLGANPFVAEAEQWRGTAPGLEQAPLPEGKTHAAGTPIGRVLLADDNTDMREYVQRVLSSAFEVEAVPDGQAALEAVRARPPDLVLTDVMMPRLSGFGLLAALRGDERTRAIPVVMLSARAGEEASVEGLDAGADDYLVKPFNARELVARVRSNLELARMRRKIAHQEAVTEYLREAVQIRDDFLSVASHELKTPLAAFGLSLELLERDLAPDSRLRVRDRLLSAGRQVKRLHSLVETLLDVSQLASGRLVLHLEGLDLTSTVEEVVSRLEAELQRAGISVRLHHNGSIQGHFDRVRLAQVVTNLLQNAARYGQGKAVEVRVENTGGMGCITVVDHGMGIAAEDRARIFEKFERAVPARQFGGLGLGLWITRQIVEAHGGRIAVGDTPGGGATFKVELPLAESPPTA from the coding sequence ATGACGCAGCGCACGGAGGGTCCCGGGTGGCTCGCCGGTGGCGGGAGGATGGCACAGGACATCCGGGCCATTGACTGGTCCCAGACGCCGCTCGGGCCCATCGAGTCCTGGCCGCAGAGTCTCCGCACGACGGTGAGCCTGTGCCTCGCGTCCAACTTCCCCATCTCCATCGCCTGGGGTCCTCAACACACGCAGATCTACAACGACGGCTACTGGCCCATCTGTGGCGCCAAGCACCCGCGCTCGATGGGGCAGGACTTCCGGGAGTGCTGGGCCTCCGCCTGGCCAGCCGTCGGCCCGGCCTTCGAGCGGGCCCTGGCCGGAGAGACCTCGTTCCTCGAGAACCAGCGGATGTTCCTGGACCGCAACGGCTACCTGGAGGAGACCTTCTTCACCTTCTCCTTCAGCCCCATCCAGGATGAGTCGGGGGGGGTGGGCGGCCTGTTCCACCCCGTGACGGAGACGACCGAGAAGATGTTGAGCGAGCGCCGCGTGCGGGTGCTGCGAGACGTCGTGGCGCGCGCGGGCAAGGCACACACCGTGGACGAGGTGTGCGCGCTCACGCTCAAGACCCTCGCCGACCACGAGTTGGACCTGCCCTTCGTGCTGCTCTACCTGCTCGAGGAGGGAGGCACGCGGGCGCACCTGGCGCAGAGCACCGGCCTGTCCCCCGGGGGGCCCGCCAGCCCCACCGAGGTGGAGCTGGGCCAGGACACGTCCCAGGGCTGGCCCCTGGCACAAGCGGTGGAGTCGGGCCGCGCCGTGCTCGTGAAGGACGTGAGCGAGCGGTTCGGTCCGGTGCGGTGCGGGCCCTACGACGAGCCGATGAAGTCGGCCCTGGTGCTGCCGTTGAGCATCTCCGGGCTCGCACGCCCCGCCGGGGTGCTCGTCGCCGGGGTCAGCACCCGGCTGCCCCTGGATGACGTGTACCGCGTGTTCTACGAGATGCTGGCGGGCGCCATCTCGGCGGCGCTCAGCAACGCGCACGCCTACCAGGAGGAGCGCAAGCGCGCCGAGGAGCTCGCGGAGCTGGATCGCGCCAAGACGGCCTTCTTCAGCAACATCAGCCACGAGTTCCGCACGCCGCTCACGCTGATGCTCGGCCCGCTCGAGGATCTCCTCGCGTCACGCGGGTTGGGTGAGGCCGAGCGCCAGGAGCTGGCGGTGGTGCATCGCAACGCCGGCCGGCTGTTGCGGCTGGTCAACACCCTGCTCGACTTCTCGCGGCTGGAGGCGAACCGGCTCGAGGCGAGCTACGAGCCGACGGACCTCGCCAGTCTCACCCGGGAGCTCGCGAGCACCTTCCGCTCCTCCGTGGAGCGGGCAGGCCTCACCTTCACGGTGGACTGCCCGCCCCTGGGCCAGCCCGTCTACGTGGACCAGGAGATGTGGGAGAAGATCGTCCTCAATCTCCTCTCCAACGCGTTCAAGTACACCCTGCACGGAGACATCAGGGTGCGCCTCCGGGAGAGCGAAGGACACGCCGTCCTCGAGGTGGCTGACACCGGTACCGGCATCCCGGCGGAGGAGCTGCCCCGGCTCTTCGCGCGCTTCCATCGGGTGAAGGGGGCCCAGGGCCGGACGCACGAGGGGACCGGCATCGGTCTGGCGCTCGTGGAGGAGCTGACGAAGCTCCACGGTGGAGAGGTGCGGGTGACGAGCACGGAGGGCGTGGGCTCGACCTTCACGGTGTCCCTGCCGCTCGGCAAGGAGCACCTCCCCGCGGAGCGGCTCCAGGCACCGCGGGAGCTCGCCTCCACCGGCCTCGGAGCCAATCCCTTCGTCGCCGAGGCGGAGCAGTGGAGGGGCACCGCACCCGGCCTGGAGCAGGCCCCGCTCCCGGAGGGGAAGACACACGCGGCGGGTACTCCCATTGGCCGCGTGCTGCTCGCGGACGACAACACCGACATGCGGGAGTACGTGCAGCGGGTGCTGTCCTCGGCCTTCGAGGTCGAGGCGGTCCCCGATGGACAGGCGGCGCTGGAGGCGGTACGGGCCCGCCCGCCGGACCTGGTGCTCACGGACGTGATGATGCCCCGGTTGAGCGGTTTCGGGCTGCTGGCGGCGCTCCGGGGGGATGAGCGGACACGTGCCATTCCGGTCGTGATGCTGTCCGCCCGGGCCGGGGAAGAGGCCTCCGTGGAGGGGCTGGACGCGGGCGCAGACGACTACCTGGTGAAGCCCTTCAACGCGCGGGAGCTGGTGGCCCGCGTGCGCTCCAATCTGGAGCTGGCGAGGATGCGGCGGAAGATCGCGCATCAGGAAGCCGTCACCGAGTATCTGCGCGAGGCGGTGCAGATCCGCGATGACTTCCTGTCGGTCGCCAGCCACGAGCTCAAGACGCCACTGGCCGCGTTCGGCCTGAGCCTGGAGCTGCTGGAGCGCGACCTGGCTCCCGACTCGCGGCTTCGCGTCCGGGACAGGCTGCTCTCGGCGGGCCGCCAGGTGAAACGGCTGCATTCCCTGGTGGAGACGCTGCTCGACGTCTCCCAGCTCGCCTCCGGACGGCTGGTGCTGCACCTGGAGGGCCTCGATCTCACCTCGACGGTGGAGGAGGTCGTCTCCCGGCTGGAAGCGGAGCTGCAGCGCGCCGGCATCTCCGTGCGGCTGCACCACAACGGGAGCATTCAAGGCCACTTCGACCGGGTACGCCTGGCGCAGGTGGTGACGAATCTCCTCCAGAACGCGGCCAGGTACGGCCAGGGCAAGGCCGTCGAGGTGCGTGTGGAGAACACCGGCGGCATGGGCTGCATCACCGTGGTGGACCACGGCATGGGCATCGCCGCGGAGGACCGGGCCCGCATCTTCGAGAAGTTCGAGCGCGCGGTCCCGGCGCGTCAGTTCGGAGGCCTGGGGCTCGGCCTCTGGATTACCCGGCAGATCGTCGAGGCCCACGGTGGGCGCATCGCCGTGGGGGACACCCCGGGTGGAGGTGCCACCTTCAAGGTCGAGCTGCCCCTGGCCGAGTCACCTCCCACGGCCTGA
- the trhA gene encoding PAQR family membrane homeostasis protein TrhA — MASQERVGSLRVEEEVKPRLRGVSHACAFFAALGGCFFLALAPVEGTRYLAGLVFGGSLVLMFGVSATYHCPNWSPATSQRIQRLDHAAIYGLIAGTFTPVAMLDEAGGWGPRMLWVMWIAALTGAGLALLGRSGPRGLRSLLYVVLGMVSIPVMLRLPDVIGTARAGWLVFGAVIYALGAGVYARRWPDPSPTVFGYHEIFHLMVIAAASVHYAVILDVLWGR, encoded by the coding sequence ATGGCCTCCCAAGAGCGAGTCGGATCCCTCCGGGTGGAAGAGGAAGTGAAGCCCCGGTTGCGAGGTGTGTCACACGCGTGCGCCTTCTTCGCGGCGCTCGGCGGGTGCTTCTTCCTGGCCCTGGCCCCCGTGGAGGGCACGCGGTACCTGGCCGGCCTGGTGTTCGGCGGCAGCCTGGTGCTGATGTTCGGCGTCAGCGCGACGTACCACTGCCCCAACTGGAGCCCCGCCACCTCCCAACGCATCCAGCGGCTCGACCACGCGGCCATCTACGGCCTCATCGCGGGCACCTTCACCCCCGTGGCCATGCTGGATGAGGCGGGGGGCTGGGGCCCGAGGATGCTCTGGGTGATGTGGATCGCGGCCCTCACCGGTGCCGGGCTCGCGCTGCTGGGCCGCTCTGGGCCCCGGGGGCTCCGCTCCCTGCTCTATGTCGTGCTGGGCATGGTGTCGATCCCGGTGATGCTGCGGCTGCCCGACGTGATTGGAACGGCCCGTGCCGGGTGGCTCGTCTTCGGAGCCGTCATCTATGCCCTGGGCGCCGGGGTGTACGCGCGCCGATGGCCCGACCCCTCCCCCACCGTCTTTGGCTACCATGAGATCTTCCACCTCATGGTCATCGCCGCGGCCTCCGTGCACTACGCCGTCATCCTCGACGTGCTGTGGGGCCGGTGA
- a CDS encoding family 43 glycosylhydrolase, producing the protein MLPRFPSRLISFIALALAAGCAGPEDTGLEPEAGGASSTIAQALVCDGVTCGGHGVCRDNAGSAVCVCDEGFTGTSCATRGSNFYARTLLVPGLADPDVYKENDDLFFLTGTGDARTVPLYETNDLSSFRFKRGYDPSVADPTYDYCMIWAPDLGKANGVYNLYFSAQRVPNGMACPASGQDVTTFVASASDLNLNFGAPRPINPSTTYPRTTIGSACTAQGCNRNIRIDSATFNDTSGSWLFYVWFQNGNNISSFNLAAPATVYNHTGPALYSLPAHEEGINEAPELLKRDGLYYLFFSTGWYNSQYAMNYILGDSLPALTRARAVRPLSQAMRNASGALIQSHGHNVVVDRRGEFFNIFHQGVFQPAGTFTSRSTYKQRLAFKPDGSLHSLNLVNVRWTRLAGYSYSLDLVLRDGSVVGPCSAVGILGTANKTVFNGVCPSAGSRMVNKGDIAAFRIFYSNSGTWGPFVEKAYDGVSDDVFLELPGGATPFVDLTWSEEETGAQYSIDVQRRDTGAWIGPCIGVTSVNRALAWTYSGRCDTPGINVAIPNISTFRICTAMNGDWSRARCGATAYDGKSMHVPIVIP; encoded by the coding sequence ATGCTTCCACGCTTCCCCTCGAGACTCATTTCATTCATCGCCCTCGCGCTGGCCGCCGGCTGCGCGGGCCCCGAGGACACCGGCCTCGAGCCCGAGGCGGGCGGTGCGTCCTCCACCATCGCCCAGGCGCTCGTCTGCGACGGTGTCACCTGCGGCGGGCACGGCGTCTGCCGGGACAACGCCGGCAGCGCGGTGTGTGTCTGTGATGAGGGCTTCACGGGCACCTCGTGCGCCACACGTGGCTCCAACTTCTACGCGCGTACGCTGCTCGTCCCGGGGCTCGCGGACCCGGACGTCTACAAGGAGAACGATGACCTGTTCTTCCTCACGGGCACCGGCGACGCGCGGACCGTGCCCCTCTACGAGACCAATGATCTGTCGAGCTTCCGCTTCAAGCGTGGCTATGACCCCTCGGTGGCGGACCCGACCTACGACTACTGCATGATCTGGGCGCCGGACCTCGGCAAGGCCAACGGTGTCTACAACCTCTATTTCTCGGCGCAGCGGGTGCCCAATGGCATGGCCTGCCCGGCATCCGGCCAGGACGTGACGACCTTCGTGGCCTCGGCGTCCGACCTGAACCTCAACTTCGGCGCGCCCCGGCCCATCAACCCGAGCACCACCTATCCGCGCACCACCATCGGCTCGGCCTGCACGGCGCAGGGCTGCAACCGGAACATCCGCATCGACTCGGCCACCTTCAATGACACGTCGGGCAGCTGGCTCTTCTACGTGTGGTTCCAGAACGGCAACAACATCTCCTCGTTCAACCTCGCGGCCCCGGCCACGGTCTACAACCACACCGGCCCGGCGCTCTACTCGCTCCCCGCGCACGAGGAGGGCATCAACGAGGCGCCCGAGCTGCTCAAGCGCGACGGCCTCTACTACCTGTTCTTCAGCACCGGTTGGTACAACAGCCAGTACGCCATGAACTACATCCTGGGGGACTCGCTGCCCGCGCTCACCCGGGCGCGCGCGGTGCGGCCGCTCTCCCAGGCGATGCGCAATGCCTCCGGGGCGCTCATCCAGAGCCATGGCCACAACGTGGTGGTGGACCGCCGCGGCGAGTTCTTCAACATCTTCCACCAGGGCGTCTTCCAGCCCGCGGGCACCTTCACCTCGCGCAGCACCTACAAGCAGCGCCTCGCCTTCAAGCCGGATGGCTCGCTGCACTCGCTCAACCTCGTCAACGTCCGCTGGACGCGGCTGGCCGGGTACAGCTACTCGCTGGACCTGGTGCTGCGCGATGGGTCCGTGGTGGGCCCGTGCAGCGCCGTGGGCATCCTTGGCACCGCCAACAAGACCGTCTTCAACGGTGTGTGCCCCAGCGCGGGCAGCCGCATGGTGAACAAGGGCGACATCGCCGCCTTCCGCATCTTCTATTCCAACAGCGGCACGTGGGGGCCCTTCGTGGAGAAGGCCTACGACGGCGTCTCGGATGACGTCTTCCTGGAGCTGCCCGGTGGCGCCACGCCCTTCGTGGACCTGACGTGGAGCGAGGAGGAGACGGGCGCCCAGTACTCCATCGACGTGCAGCGGCGCGACACGGGCGCGTGGATTGGCCCCTGCATCGGCGTCACCTCCGTCAACCGGGCCCTCGCCTGGACCTACAGCGGGCGCTGCGACACCCCGGGCATCAACGTGGCCATCCCCAACATCAGCACCTTCCGCATCTGCACGGCGATGAACGGCGACTGGTCCCGCGCGCGCTGCGGCGCCACGGCCTACGACGGCAAGAGCATGCACGTGCCGATCGTCATCCCCTGA
- a CDS encoding Uma2 family endonuclease, translated as MSDERSRRDALYAELEKLPPNVVGEIVGGELHVSPRPASPHTRAASRLGGEVMGPFDRGRGGPGGWVILSEPELHLGEDVLVPDLAGWRRERMPEMPHTAAFTLAPDWACEVLSPSTARLDRARKMGVYAREGVRHFWLVDPLLQTLEVYRLENGRWSLLGTHAGGVTVHAEPFEALALELGALWER; from the coding sequence ATGAGCGACGAGCGGTCGCGCCGGGATGCGCTGTACGCGGAGCTGGAGAAGCTCCCACCCAACGTCGTAGGTGAGATAGTCGGGGGCGAACTCCATGTGAGCCCGAGACCTGCTTCGCCGCACACCCGGGCGGCTTCGCGGCTGGGTGGGGAGGTGATGGGGCCGTTCGACCGGGGGCGGGGTGGGCCCGGGGGCTGGGTCATCCTGAGCGAGCCGGAGTTGCACCTGGGCGAGGACGTACTGGTGCCCGACCTTGCGGGCTGGCGCCGGGAGCGGATGCCGGAGATGCCGCACACGGCGGCCTTCACGCTGGCGCCGGACTGGGCTTGCGAGGTTCTCTCTCCCTCCACGGCCAGGCTCGACCGGGCGCGGAAGATGGGCGTGTACGCGCGCGAGGGCGTGAGGCACTTCTGGCTCGTGGACCCCTTGCTCCAGACGCTGGAGGTCTACCGTCTGGAGAACGGCCGCTGGTCACTGCTGGGCACGCACGCCGGAGGGGTGACGGTGCACGCGGAGCCCTTCGAGGCGCTGGCCCTGGAGCTGGGCGCGCTCTGGGAGCGTTGA
- a CDS encoding MOSC domain-containing protein, with translation METPAGTIRALLLAQERGTPMKRVPEAQALEGRGFVGDRHGKKKPNGKRQLLLLDEASHGALRLGPGELKENVVISGLPLESLPPGQRLALGAEVVVELTEPCVPCSKLERLRPGLLKESWGQRGQLARVLRGGTVREGDGVRLLDVNPDVPRPIRPKLP, from the coding sequence GTGGAGACTCCCGCCGGCACCATCCGCGCCCTGCTGCTCGCCCAGGAGCGGGGAACCCCCATGAAGCGCGTCCCCGAGGCCCAGGCCCTGGAGGGCCGCGGCTTCGTGGGTGACCGCCATGGGAAGAAGAAGCCCAACGGGAAGCGGCAACTCCTGCTGCTCGACGAGGCCTCCCATGGTGCACTGCGGCTCGGGCCGGGCGAGCTGAAGGAGAACGTGGTCATCTCCGGACTGCCGCTGGAGTCCCTGCCTCCCGGGCAGCGCCTGGCCCTGGGCGCCGAGGTAGTGGTGGAGCTGACCGAGCCCTGCGTGCCCTGCTCGAAGCTCGAGCGGCTCCGTCCCGGCCTGCTCAAGGAGTCCTGGGGGCAGCGGGGCCAGCTGGCCAGGGTGTTGCGCGGAGGCACGGTGCGCGAGGGGGACGGCGTGCGCCTGCTCGACGTCAACCCGGACGTGCCCCGCCCCATCCGCCCCAAGCTGCCTTGA
- the fumC gene encoding class II fumarate hydratase, translating into MSNQNVRIEKDTFGPIEVPADRLWGAQTQRSRQNFAISTERMPTALIRALVLVKKAAALVNMENGTLPKDKGEAIVKAANEVLDGQHDEEFPLLVWQTGSGTQTNMNVNEVLANRASELLGGERGEKRQVHPNDDVNKGQSSNDVFPTAMSVAAAEAVVRNVLPELLALRDVLAERSEKFRDIVKIGRTHLQDATPLTLGQEFSGYVAQLEHARRHLELSLPHLSELALGGTAVGTGLNAPKGFAERVAQELARLTGHPFVTAPNKFEALAANDALVHAHGALKGLAAALFKIANDVRWLASGPRSGIGELTLPENEPGSSIMPGKVNPTQSEALTMLCAQVMGNDVAISLGGASGNFELNVFKPLLAHNFLQSCRLLADGMRSFRLHAAVGIEPNLPRLKENLERSLMLVTALNPHIGYDNAAKIAKKAHKEGKTLKEVAVELGLLTAEQFDQWVRPEKMTGNL; encoded by the coding sequence GTGAGCAACCAGAACGTCCGCATCGAGAAGGACACGTTCGGTCCCATCGAGGTCCCAGCCGATCGCCTGTGGGGCGCGCAGACGCAGCGCAGCCGGCAGAACTTCGCCATCTCCACCGAGCGCATGCCCACGGCCCTCATCCGCGCTCTGGTGCTGGTGAAGAAGGCGGCGGCCCTCGTCAACATGGAGAACGGCACCCTGCCCAAGGACAAGGGCGAGGCCATCGTGAAGGCCGCCAACGAGGTGCTCGACGGCCAGCATGACGAGGAGTTCCCGCTGCTGGTGTGGCAGACGGGCAGCGGCACCCAGACGAACATGAACGTCAACGAGGTGCTGGCCAACCGCGCCTCGGAGCTGCTCGGGGGCGAGCGCGGCGAGAAGCGCCAGGTGCACCCCAATGACGACGTCAACAAGGGGCAGAGCTCCAACGACGTCTTCCCCACCGCCATGAGCGTGGCCGCGGCGGAGGCCGTGGTGCGCAACGTCCTGCCCGAGCTGCTGGCGCTGCGCGACGTGCTCGCCGAGCGGTCGGAGAAGTTCCGGGACATCGTGAAGATTGGCCGCACGCACCTGCAGGACGCCACGCCGCTGACGCTGGGCCAGGAGTTCAGCGGCTACGTGGCGCAGCTCGAGCATGCGCGCCGGCACCTCGAGCTGTCCCTGCCGCACCTGTCCGAGCTGGCGCTCGGCGGCACCGCGGTGGGCACGGGCCTCAACGCGCCCAAGGGCTTCGCCGAGCGCGTGGCCCAGGAGCTCGCGCGTCTCACCGGCCACCCCTTCGTCACCGCGCCCAACAAGTTCGAGGCGCTCGCGGCCAATGACGCGCTGGTGCACGCCCACGGGGCGCTCAAGGGCCTGGCCGCCGCGCTCTTCAAGATCGCCAACGACGTGCGCTGGCTGGCCTCGGGTCCTCGCTCGGGCATCGGGGAGCTCACCCTCCCCGAGAACGAGCCGGGCAGCTCCATCATGCCGGGCAAGGTGAACCCCACGCAGTCCGAGGCGCTCACCATGCTGTGCGCGCAGGTGATGGGCAACGACGTGGCCATCTCCTTGGGCGGCGCATCCGGCAACTTCGAGCTGAACGTCTTCAAGCCGCTGCTCGCCCACAACTTCCTGCAGAGCTGCCGGCTGCTGGCGGACGGCATGCGCAGCTTCCGGCTCCACGCCGCGGTGGGCATCGAGCCGAACCTGCCCCGCCTCAAGGAGAACCTGGAGCGCTCGCTGATGCTCGTCACCGCGCTCAACCCGCACATCGGCTACGACAACGCGGCGAAGATCGCCAAGAAGGCGCACAAGGAGGGCAAGACGCTCAAGGAGGTCGCGGTGGAGCTGGGCCTGCTCACCGCCGAGCAGTTCGACCAATGGGTGCGCCCGGAGAAGATGACCGGCAACCTGTAG